The Onychomys torridus chromosome 4, mOncTor1.1, whole genome shotgun sequence genome includes a window with the following:
- the LOC118583146 gene encoding olfactory receptor 998-like — MEEKNQTSVTEFLFLGITDNLHQKIVLFIIFFFVYLVTLGGNLGMIILIWVDPRLHTPMYFFLSHLSFVDVCSSSSIAPKMLCDIFAEKKAIFFVGCATQMWFFGLFVTTDCFLLAVMAYDRYTAICKPLLYTLIMSQRVCVWFVIGPYVLAAINITTHTTLTFCLPFRGPNTINHFFCDVSPLLSLACADTWINKVVLFVLAGVIGIPSGLIILVSYICILVAILKIKTADGRQKAFSTCSSHLAAVSILYGTLFFIYVRPNASSSLDINKVISLFYTVVIPMLNPLIYSLRNKEVKNAFSRTLERKHLLTNA; from the coding sequence ATtcatcatctttttctttgtttatcttGTCACCCTGGGGGGTAACCTGGGCATGATCATACTCATATGGGTGGACCCCAGGCTGCACACACCTATGTACTTTTTTCTCAGCCACCTGTCCTTTGTGGATGTATGCTCTTCTTCTTCCATAGCCCCTAAGATGCTGTGTGACATCTTTGCAGAAAAAAAAGCCATCTTTTTTGTGGGCTGTGCTACACAGATGTGGTTCTTTGGTCTCTTTGTGACAACTGATTGTTTCCTCCTGGCAGTCATGGCATATGATCGGTATACAGCTATCTGTAAACCTTTACTGTATACACTCATTATGTCCCAAAGGGTCTGTGTGTGGTTTGTCATAGGACCTTATGTCCTAGCTGCTATAAACATCACAACCCACACGACTTTGACTTTTTGCTTACCATTCCGTGGTCCAAATACCATCAACCATTTCTTCTGCGATGTTTCCCCACTGCTTTCATTAGCATGTGCTGACACATGGATTAACAAGGTAGTGCTTTTTGTTCTGGCTGGAGTGATAGGAATTCCTAGTGGTCTGATCATCCTGGTCTCCTACATCTGCATCTTGGTGGCCATCTTGAAGATCAAGACTGCTGATGGGAGACAGAAAGCCTTTTCCACATGTTCTTCTCACCTAGCAGCTGTTTCCATTCTTTATGGGActcttttcttcatctatgttcGACCTAATGCAAGTTCTTCCCTGGACATCAATAAAGTGATCTCCCTATTTTATACTGTGGTGATCCCTATGTTGAATCCCCTCATCTACAGCTTGAGGAACAAAGAGGTGAAAAATGCATTCAGTAGAACATTGGAGAGGAAGCACCTCCTAACAAATGCTTAA